In the genome of Carassius carassius chromosome 47, fCarCar2.1, whole genome shotgun sequence, one region contains:
- the LOC132130161 gene encoding SWI/SNF-related matrix-associated actin-dependent regulator of chromatin subfamily B member 1-A-like isoform X3, with amino-acid sequence MALSKTFGQKPIKFQLEEDGDFYMIGSEVGNYLRMFRGSLYKRYPSLWRRLASMEERKKIVASSHDHGYTNLATSVTLLKASECEEIFEGNDEKYKAVSISTEPPAYLREQKAKRSSQWVPTLPNSSHHLDAVPCSTTINRNRMGRDKKRTFPLCFDDHDPAVIHENASQAEVLVPIRLDMEIDGQKLRDAFTWNMNEKLMTPEMFAEILCDDLDLNPLTFVPAIASAIRQQIESYPTDSILDEQTDQRVIIKLNIHVGNISLVDQFEWDMSEKENSPETFALKLCSELGLGGEFVTTIAYSIRGQLSWHQRTYAFRSDFRSIYFKISSSPLPLTPHVSFPGKLSTFISSYFFISLQHLSMYVDMLRMYNAGFFLIIFFRNYRNSMNVVIAEQTCVCSV; translated from the exons ATGGCGTTGAGTAAAACATTCGGACAAAAACCAATAAAATTTCAACTCGAAGAAGATGGGGATTTTTACATGATAGGCTCAGAG GTTGGAAACTACCTGCGTATGTTCAGAGGCTCTCTGTATAAGCGCTACCCATCACTATGGAGACGTCTCGCATCCATGGAGGAGAGGAAGAAAATTGTAGCATCATCACATG ATCATGGTTACACAAATTTAGCCACCAGTGTTACCCTGCTGAAGGCGTCTGAATGTGAGGAGATCTTCGAGGGGAATGATGAGAAGTACAAGGCTGTGTCCATTAGCACAGAGCCTCCGGCATATCTCAG GGAGCAAAAAGCGAAGAGGAGCAGTCAGTGGGTGCCCACCCTGCCCAACAGCTCCCACCACCTGGATGCAGTGCCTTGTTCCACCACTATCAACAGAAACAGAATGGGACGTGACAAGAAAAGGACCTTTCCATTATG TTTCGATGACCACGACCCTGCAGTCATCCACGAAAATGCTTCTCAGGCAGAGGTCCTGGTGCCTATCCGCCTGGACATGGAGATTGATGGGCAAAAGCTCAGAGATGCCTTCACCTGGAACATGAATG AGAAACTTATGACGCCAGAGATGTTTGCTGAGATCCTGTGTGATGACCTGGACTTGAATCCTCTCACCTTCGTCCCTGCTATCGCCTCAGCCATTAGACAGCAGATCGAGTCCTATCCTACCGACAGCATTCTGGATGAGCAGACAGACCAGAGGGTCATCATTAAG CTAAACATTCACGTGGGGAACATCTCTCTAGTGGACCAATTCGAATGGGACATGTCAGAGAAGGAGAACTCGCCAGAAACGTTTGCTTTGAAGCTCTGCTCTGAGCTGGGCCTTGGAGGAGAGTTTGTCACCACCATTGCCTACAGCATCCGCGGACAGCTCAGCTGGCATCAGAGGACGTACGCCTTCAG GTCTGATTTCAGGTCAATATACTTCAAAATTTCTTCATCTCCTCTCCCTCTTACCCCCCACGTTTCATTCCCTGGGAAGCTGAGTACTTTCAtctcttcttatttttttatatctttgcAGCACTTGTCCATGTATGTGGACATGTTGCGAATGTataatgcaggtttttttttaattattttttttagaaattatagAAATAGCATGAACGTAGTGATAGCAGAACAGACATGTGTCTGTTCTGTTTGA
- the LOC132130161 gene encoding SWI/SNF-related matrix-associated actin-dependent regulator of chromatin subfamily B member 1-A-like isoform X1, whose protein sequence is MALSKTFGQKPIKFQLEEDGDFYMIGSEVGNYLRMFRGSLYKRYPSLWRRLASMEERKKIVASSHATSVTLLKASECEEIFEGNDEKYKAVSISTEPPAYLREQKAKRSSQWVPTLPNSSHHLDAVPCSTTINRNRMGRDKKRTFPLCFDDHDPAVIHENASQAEVLVPIRLDMEIDGQKLRDAFTWNMNEKLMTPEMFAEILCDDLDLNPLTFVPAIASAIRQQIESYPTDSILDEQTDQRVIIKLNIHVGNISLVDQFEWDMSEKENSPETFALKLCSELGLGGEFVTTIAYSIRGQLSWHQRTYAFRSDFRSIYFKISSSPLPLTPHVSFPGKLSTFISSYFFISLQHLSMYVDMLRMYNAGFFLIIFFRNYRNSMNVVIAEQTCVCSV, encoded by the exons ATGGCGTTGAGTAAAACATTCGGACAAAAACCAATAAAATTTCAACTCGAAGAAGATGGGGATTTTTACATGATAGGCTCAGAG GTTGGAAACTACCTGCGTATGTTCAGAGGCTCTCTGTATAAGCGCTACCCATCACTATGGAGACGTCTCGCATCCATGGAGGAGAGGAAGAAAATTGTAGCATCATCACATG CCACCAGTGTTACCCTGCTGAAGGCGTCTGAATGTGAGGAGATCTTCGAGGGGAATGATGAGAAGTACAAGGCTGTGTCCATTAGCACAGAGCCTCCGGCATATCTCAG GGAGCAAAAAGCGAAGAGGAGCAGTCAGTGGGTGCCCACCCTGCCCAACAGCTCCCACCACCTGGATGCAGTGCCTTGTTCCACCACTATCAACAGAAACAGAATGGGACGTGACAAGAAAAGGACCTTTCCATTATG TTTCGATGACCACGACCCTGCAGTCATCCACGAAAATGCTTCTCAGGCAGAGGTCCTGGTGCCTATCCGCCTGGACATGGAGATTGATGGGCAAAAGCTCAGAGATGCCTTCACCTGGAACATGAATG AGAAACTTATGACGCCAGAGATGTTTGCTGAGATCCTGTGTGATGACCTGGACTTGAATCCTCTCACCTTCGTCCCTGCTATCGCCTCAGCCATTAGACAGCAGATCGAGTCCTATCCTACCGACAGCATTCTGGATGAGCAGACAGACCAGAGGGTCATCATTAAG CTAAACATTCACGTGGGGAACATCTCTCTAGTGGACCAATTCGAATGGGACATGTCAGAGAAGGAGAACTCGCCAGAAACGTTTGCTTTGAAGCTCTGCTCTGAGCTGGGCCTTGGAGGAGAGTTTGTCACCACCATTGCCTACAGCATCCGCGGACAGCTCAGCTGGCATCAGAGGACGTACGCCTTCAG GTCTGATTTCAGGTCAATATACTTCAAAATTTCTTCATCTCCTCTCCCTCTTACCCCCCACGTTTCATTCCCTGGGAAGCTGAGTACTTTCAtctcttcttatttttttatatctttgcAGCACTTGTCCATGTATGTGGACATGTTGCGAATGTataatgcaggtttttttttaattattttttttagaaattatagAAATAGCATGAACGTAGTGATAGCAGAACAGACATGTGTCTGTTCTGTTTGA
- the LOC132130161 gene encoding SWI/SNF-related matrix-associated actin-dependent regulator of chromatin subfamily B member 1-A-like isoform X2: protein MALSKTFGQKPIKFQLEEDGDFYMIGSEVGNYLRMFRGSLYKRYPSLWRRLASMEERKKIVASSHDHGYTNLATSVTLLKASECEEIFEGNDEKYKAVSISTEPPAYLREQKAKRSSQWVPTLPNSSHHLDAVPCSTTINRNRMGRDKKRTFPLCFDDHDPAVIHENASQAEVLVPIRLDMEIDGQKLRDAFTWNMNEKLMTPEMFAEILCDDLDLNPLTFVPAIASAIRQQIESYPTDSILDEQTDQRVIIKLNIHVGNISLVDQFEWDMSEKENSPETFALKLCSELGLGGEFVTTIAYSIRGQLSWHQRTYAFSENPLPTVEIAIRNSGDADQWCPLLETLTDAEMEKKIRDQDRNTRRMRRLANTAPAW from the exons ATGGCGTTGAGTAAAACATTCGGACAAAAACCAATAAAATTTCAACTCGAAGAAGATGGGGATTTTTACATGATAGGCTCAGAG GTTGGAAACTACCTGCGTATGTTCAGAGGCTCTCTGTATAAGCGCTACCCATCACTATGGAGACGTCTCGCATCCATGGAGGAGAGGAAGAAAATTGTAGCATCATCACATG ATCATGGTTACACAAATTTAGCCACCAGTGTTACCCTGCTGAAGGCGTCTGAATGTGAGGAGATCTTCGAGGGGAATGATGAGAAGTACAAGGCTGTGTCCATTAGCACAGAGCCTCCGGCATATCTCAG GGAGCAAAAAGCGAAGAGGAGCAGTCAGTGGGTGCCCACCCTGCCCAACAGCTCCCACCACCTGGATGCAGTGCCTTGTTCCACCACTATCAACAGAAACAGAATGGGACGTGACAAGAAAAGGACCTTTCCATTATG TTTCGATGACCACGACCCTGCAGTCATCCACGAAAATGCTTCTCAGGCAGAGGTCCTGGTGCCTATCCGCCTGGACATGGAGATTGATGGGCAAAAGCTCAGAGATGCCTTCACCTGGAACATGAATG AGAAACTTATGACGCCAGAGATGTTTGCTGAGATCCTGTGTGATGACCTGGACTTGAATCCTCTCACCTTCGTCCCTGCTATCGCCTCAGCCATTAGACAGCAGATCGAGTCCTATCCTACCGACAGCATTCTGGATGAGCAGACAGACCAGAGGGTCATCATTAAG CTAAACATTCACGTGGGGAACATCTCTCTAGTGGACCAATTCGAATGGGACATGTCAGAGAAGGAGAACTCGCCAGAAACGTTTGCTTTGAAGCTCTGCTCTGAGCTGGGCCTTGGAGGAGAGTTTGTCACCACCATTGCCTACAGCATCCGCGGACAGCTCAGCTGGCATCAGAGGACGTACGCCTTCAG TGAGAACCCATTACCAACTGTGGAGATTGCCATTCGGAACTCAGGTGATGCCGATCAGTGGTGCCCTCTCCTGGAGACCCTGACAGATGCAGAGATGGAAAAGAAAATCAGAGATCAGGACAGAAATACGAG gcgTATGCGACGACTTGCCAACACCGCCCCTGCCTGGTAA
- the LOC132130161 gene encoding SWI/SNF-related matrix-associated actin-dependent regulator of chromatin subfamily B member 1-A-like isoform X4, with amino-acid sequence MALSKTFGQKPIKFQLEEDGDFYMIGSEVGNYLRMFRGSLYKRYPSLWRRLASMEERKKIVASSHATSVTLLKASECEEIFEGNDEKYKAVSISTEPPAYLREQKAKRSSQWVPTLPNSSHHLDAVPCSTTINRNRMGRDKKRTFPLCFDDHDPAVIHENASQAEVLVPIRLDMEIDGQKLRDAFTWNMNEKLMTPEMFAEILCDDLDLNPLTFVPAIASAIRQQIESYPTDSILDEQTDQRVIIKLNIHVGNISLVDQFEWDMSEKENSPETFALKLCSELGLGGEFVTTIAYSIRGQLSWHQRTYAFSENPLPTVEIAIRNSGDADQWCPLLETLTDAEMEKKIRDQDRNTRRMRRLANTAPAW; translated from the exons ATGGCGTTGAGTAAAACATTCGGACAAAAACCAATAAAATTTCAACTCGAAGAAGATGGGGATTTTTACATGATAGGCTCAGAG GTTGGAAACTACCTGCGTATGTTCAGAGGCTCTCTGTATAAGCGCTACCCATCACTATGGAGACGTCTCGCATCCATGGAGGAGAGGAAGAAAATTGTAGCATCATCACATG CCACCAGTGTTACCCTGCTGAAGGCGTCTGAATGTGAGGAGATCTTCGAGGGGAATGATGAGAAGTACAAGGCTGTGTCCATTAGCACAGAGCCTCCGGCATATCTCAG GGAGCAAAAAGCGAAGAGGAGCAGTCAGTGGGTGCCCACCCTGCCCAACAGCTCCCACCACCTGGATGCAGTGCCTTGTTCCACCACTATCAACAGAAACAGAATGGGACGTGACAAGAAAAGGACCTTTCCATTATG TTTCGATGACCACGACCCTGCAGTCATCCACGAAAATGCTTCTCAGGCAGAGGTCCTGGTGCCTATCCGCCTGGACATGGAGATTGATGGGCAAAAGCTCAGAGATGCCTTCACCTGGAACATGAATG AGAAACTTATGACGCCAGAGATGTTTGCTGAGATCCTGTGTGATGACCTGGACTTGAATCCTCTCACCTTCGTCCCTGCTATCGCCTCAGCCATTAGACAGCAGATCGAGTCCTATCCTACCGACAGCATTCTGGATGAGCAGACAGACCAGAGGGTCATCATTAAG CTAAACATTCACGTGGGGAACATCTCTCTAGTGGACCAATTCGAATGGGACATGTCAGAGAAGGAGAACTCGCCAGAAACGTTTGCTTTGAAGCTCTGCTCTGAGCTGGGCCTTGGAGGAGAGTTTGTCACCACCATTGCCTACAGCATCCGCGGACAGCTCAGCTGGCATCAGAGGACGTACGCCTTCAG TGAGAACCCATTACCAACTGTGGAGATTGCCATTCGGAACTCAGGTGATGCCGATCAGTGGTGCCCTCTCCTGGAGACCCTGACAGATGCAGAGATGGAAAAGAAAATCAGAGATCAGGACAGAAATACGAG gcgTATGCGACGACTTGCCAACACCGCCCCTGCCTGGTAA